The proteins below are encoded in one region of Legionella antarctica:
- a CDS encoding AMP-binding protein has translation MNTYHYNLGQAFSEITEEYAAETALRYSEKSYLYSELFQWAESLGSVLLSHGLKRGDVIAIGNTKSPLSYALMIAALRLGIVYVNIDVASPLIRNTHILNICNASLLFYDNLSDDLEMQKLAKEHQCLALYLKLSDLPAVSQNDRDLQQHLLQEVDGSCIAYVMFTSGSTGIPKGVAVTHQNILHFISWGQHYFQITKDDNFANLSPMYFDNSVFDFYVGLFSGASLSPVNRELLTKPYDLVIHLQKSQCTIWFSVPSLLIYLMTMKAMTRATLSTLRYIIFGGEGYPKPELKKLYTLFSPQATLVNVYGPTECTCICSAYNLSAYDFDDLDGLPPLGKLNPNFDYIIDNENKDSTEGELCLIGPNVAAGYFNDIERSTISFFMLTEPSRFMKRMYRTGDLVQEKEGMLYFIGRKDNQIKHMGYRIELEEIEQALVKLPYVNQAAVIYQRTNTTHGKLIGFVACLETTVEPILLADLAKLLPEYMIPSRIFMRQELSKNANGKVDRQQLLAQTVEQ, from the coding sequence ATGAATACATATCATTACAATTTAGGACAGGCATTTTCTGAAATCACAGAAGAATACGCAGCAGAAACCGCTCTTCGCTATTCTGAAAAAAGTTACCTCTATTCCGAGCTGTTCCAATGGGCTGAAAGCTTAGGAAGTGTGCTTCTTTCTCATGGCCTTAAACGTGGTGATGTCATTGCCATTGGCAATACGAAAAGCCCCCTTTCCTATGCATTAATGATAGCGGCATTAAGATTGGGCATTGTGTATGTCAATATTGATGTTGCCTCACCTTTAATTAGAAATACGCATATTCTGAATATATGTAATGCATCCTTACTCTTCTATGACAATCTGTCCGATGACTTGGAAATGCAAAAGCTGGCTAAGGAACATCAATGTCTCGCGTTATACCTTAAACTCAGCGACTTACCTGCCGTCTCACAAAATGACAGGGATTTACAACAGCACTTGTTACAGGAAGTGGATGGTTCTTGCATTGCTTATGTTATGTTTACTTCGGGATCTACTGGAATCCCTAAAGGTGTTGCTGTAACGCATCAGAATATTCTGCATTTTATATCTTGGGGACAGCACTATTTTCAAATTACGAAAGACGATAATTTTGCTAATTTAAGTCCTATGTATTTTGATAACTCCGTATTTGATTTCTACGTAGGATTATTTTCAGGCGCCTCATTAAGCCCTGTAAACCGCGAGTTGCTGACTAAACCTTATGACCTGGTTATTCATCTACAAAAATCCCAATGTACCATTTGGTTTTCTGTTCCTTCACTTCTTATCTATTTAATGACCATGAAGGCAATGACCAGAGCAACACTATCCACGCTACGCTACATTATATTTGGTGGAGAAGGTTATCCAAAGCCGGAGTTAAAAAAGCTGTATACCCTGTTTTCCCCACAAGCAACTTTAGTGAATGTATATGGCCCCACTGAATGTACGTGTATCTGCAGTGCTTACAACCTTAGCGCATATGATTTCGATGATCTGGATGGTCTGCCTCCCTTAGGAAAACTTAATCCAAATTTTGATTACATTATCGATAATGAAAATAAGGATTCCACAGAGGGTGAGCTTTGCCTTATAGGCCCCAATGTCGCTGCTGGGTATTTTAATGATATAGAGCGCAGCACTATCTCTTTTTTTATGCTAACTGAGCCCTCACGTTTTATGAAACGTATGTATAGAACAGGGGATCTGGTGCAAGAGAAAGAGGGCATGCTTTATTTTATCGGTCGCAAAGACAATCAAATCAAACATATGGGCTACCGGATTGAATTGGAAGAAATTGAACAGGCATTGGTAAAGCTCCCATACGTCAATCAAGCAGCAGTAATATATCAACGAACTAATACTACGCACGGAAAACTTATTGGTTTTGTAGCGTGTTTGGAAACAACAGTTGAGCCAATTTTATTGGCTGATTTAGCCAAATTGCTGCCTGAATACATGATTCCAAGTCGTATTTTTATGAGACAGGAACTCAGTAAAAATGCAAATGGGAAAGTAGATCGTCAGCAACTTCTTGCCCAAACAGTGGAACAATAG
- a CDS encoding GNAT family N-acetyltransferase — protein sequence MIRLDKNRYEYIYPIYLTHPFFFPLIAAVLLNEQDGVVYVDDADSPSQIYVEHSFGFAQLFGDSHELFEKNLSYYLLVNMCFHADKIRLYAPSPPKWLNLSQDESWRSYRQRFAIDTNHFTREQSPSLHQEKIKVEQVNEMNIGLISEAFGVVRHFWRNAEDFIVRSNAVVIFYEGKPASICYSAAQASNRVEIDVLTLPEYRNLGLGKQAVNHFVLRCFDLSLIPLWDCFTNNSGSMMLCKSIGFYPITDPYPFFTINKKL from the coding sequence GTGATACGATTAGATAAAAACAGATATGAATACATTTACCCCATATATCTAACTCATCCATTTTTTTTCCCATTGATTGCCGCTGTATTACTCAATGAGCAAGATGGAGTGGTATATGTTGATGACGCGGACTCTCCTTCACAAATATACGTGGAACATAGTTTCGGTTTTGCTCAGCTCTTTGGTGATAGTCATGAACTTTTTGAAAAAAACTTATCGTATTATTTGCTGGTAAATATGTGTTTTCATGCGGATAAAATTCGCTTATACGCACCGTCACCTCCTAAATGGCTTAATTTATCTCAAGATGAATCCTGGCGCTCCTACAGACAACGCTTTGCTATCGATACCAATCATTTCACCAGAGAACAATCCCCCTCCCTTCATCAGGAAAAAATAAAGGTAGAGCAGGTCAATGAAATGAATATCGGTTTAATTTCCGAAGCATTTGGTGTAGTAAGGCACTTTTGGCGAAATGCAGAAGATTTTATTGTACGCTCAAATGCAGTGGTGATTTTTTACGAAGGGAAACCTGCCTCAATATGCTATTCAGCAGCTCAGGCATCCAATCGGGTAGAAATAGATGTACTAACCCTCCCTGAATATAGAAATTTGGGGCTTGGTAAACAGGCAGTTAATCATTTTGTTCTACGCTGTTTTGATTTATCATTAATACCTCTTTGGGATTGTTTCACCAATAACTCTGGCTCAATGATGCTCTGTAAGTCTATTGGGTTTTATCCCATTACAGATCCTTACCCATTTTTTACCATTAATAAGAAATTATGA
- a CDS encoding SDR family NAD(P)-dependent oxidoreductase, whose protein sequence is MEFKGATALITGGAKGLGLAIAHHLQEQGATVIVVDRDVQAMELLPKTIHSYYLDVTHPAEVKATIQNIINNHGRIDILVNNAGAIYSEPLLNIMNPEKMMHDYDTFRQSITVNLDSVFIMSSAVIEQMVRQRVKGVIINISSISACGNEGQTAYSAAKAGVNAMTVTWSKELGRLGIRCNAVAPGFIATESTHNALDESILKHIKSNTPLRSLGHSHNVAQAVASLIANDFINGAILPVNGGLTI, encoded by the coding sequence TTGGAGTTTAAAGGGGCAACAGCATTGATAACGGGTGGCGCCAAAGGTTTAGGTTTGGCCATTGCTCATCATTTGCAGGAACAAGGAGCAACCGTAATTGTTGTTGATCGTGATGTTCAGGCTATGGAATTATTACCCAAAACAATCCACTCTTATTACCTTGATGTGACACACCCTGCTGAAGTTAAGGCGACCATCCAAAATATTATTAATAACCATGGCCGAATTGATATCTTAGTCAACAATGCTGGAGCTATTTATAGCGAGCCCCTTCTAAACATAATGAACCCAGAAAAAATGATGCATGATTATGACACCTTTCGTCAGTCCATCACCGTTAATCTTGATTCCGTATTCATTATGAGCTCGGCTGTTATAGAACAAATGGTAAGACAACGTGTTAAAGGAGTTATCATCAATATTAGCTCCATTAGTGCTTGTGGTAATGAGGGACAAACCGCCTACTCAGCCGCAAAGGCTGGAGTAAATGCAATGACAGTCACATGGTCTAAGGAATTAGGACGACTAGGTATTCGATGCAATGCGGTCGCTCCTGGTTTTATAGCAACGGAATCCACGCATAATGCTCTTGATGAATCCATACTCAAACATATTAAATCCAATACTCCGCTTCGCAGCCTCGGTCATTCACATAATGTAGCCCAAGCTGTAGCATCACTGATCGCCAATGATTTTATAAATGGAGCCATATTGCCAGTAAATGGGGGGTTAACAATATAA
- a CDS encoding acyl carrier protein, translating to MNKHLVSVLADVFGVRGDQIAIDLTKENLGSWDSLKQMDLVVSLEREFNILLDIQDIVKMNSVKNIIEVLNGKGVELGV from the coding sequence ATGAATAAACATTTGGTTTCGGTTTTAGCGGATGTATTTGGAGTACGGGGAGATCAAATCGCTATTGATCTCACGAAAGAAAATCTGGGAAGTTGGGACTCTTTAAAGCAAATGGACTTAGTGGTTTCCCTTGAGCGCGAATTTAATATCCTTTTAGACATTCAGGATATAGTTAAAATGAACTCCGTAAAAAATATTATTGAGGTGTTGAATGGTAAAGGAGTTGAACTTGGAGTTTAA